A single region of the Lysinibacillus sp. B2A1 genome encodes:
- a CDS encoding cell division protein FtsZ: protein MLEFDTSVDQLAVIKVIGVGGGGNNAVNRMIEHGVQGVDFIAVNTDAQALNLSKSEVKLQIGAKLTRGLGAGANPEVGKKAAEESREQLEEVLRGADMVFVTAGMGGGTGTGAAPVIAQIARDLGALTVGVVTRPFTFEGRKRQTQAIGGIGGMKEAVDTLIVIPNDKLLQIVDKSTPMLEAFREADNVLRQGVQGISDLIATPGLINLDFADVKTIMSNKGSALMGIGIATGENRAAEAAKKAISSPLLESSIDGAKGVLMNITGGSNLSLFEVQEAADIVASASDEEVNMIFGSVINENLKDEIIVTVIATGFTEEALQQQRNTTRPSINTNRQAVQQQQAQAPIREQRQEMHVQQEQPRQNQQQYGQDDMLEVPAFLRNRKNRG, encoded by the coding sequence ATGTTAGAATTTGATACAAGTGTTGATCAACTTGCAGTAATAAAAGTTATTGGTGTTGGTGGCGGCGGTAACAACGCTGTCAATCGAATGATAGAACATGGTGTACAAGGTGTAGACTTTATCGCAGTAAACACTGATGCACAGGCACTAAATTTATCAAAATCAGAAGTGAAGCTACAAATTGGAGCAAAACTTACTCGTGGATTAGGTGCAGGAGCAAATCCTGAGGTAGGAAAAAAAGCTGCCGAAGAGAGCCGTGAACAATTAGAAGAGGTTCTACGTGGAGCAGATATGGTATTTGTTACAGCTGGAATGGGTGGAGGAACTGGTACTGGTGCAGCGCCAGTCATTGCACAGATTGCTCGCGATTTAGGTGCACTTACTGTTGGTGTTGTTACGCGACCATTTACGTTTGAAGGTCGTAAGCGTCAAACTCAAGCTATCGGTGGTATTGGTGGCATGAAGGAAGCTGTGGATACTTTAATCGTTATTCCGAACGACAAACTACTACAAATTGTCGATAAATCTACGCCGATGTTAGAGGCCTTCCGTGAGGCTGATAATGTTTTACGACAAGGTGTACAAGGTATTTCAGATTTAATTGCTACACCAGGTCTTATTAACTTAGACTTTGCAGATGTAAAAACAATTATGTCTAACAAAGGTTCTGCGTTAATGGGGATTGGTATTGCAACAGGTGAAAACCGTGCTGCAGAAGCAGCCAAGAAAGCCATTTCAAGTCCTTTACTTGAATCTTCAATTGATGGCGCTAAAGGTGTCCTTATGAATATTACTGGCGGCTCGAACTTAAGCCTATTCGAAGTCCAAGAAGCGGCAGATATTGTAGCTTCAGCATCAGATGAAGAGGTAAATATGATTTTTGGTTCTGTTATTAATGAAAATCTAAAAGATGAAATTATTGTAACTGTGATTGCGACTGGCTTCACAGAAGAAGCATTACAACAACAGCGCAACACTACAAGACCTTCGATAAATACAAATAGACAAGCTGTACAACAACAGCAAGCGCAAGCACCTATTCGTGAACAACGTCAAGAAATGCATGTTCAGCAAGAGCAGCCTCGTCAAAATCAACAACAATATGGCCAAGATGATATGCTTGAGGTACCTGCGTTTTTACGAAATCGTAAAAATCGTGGATAG
- the ftsA gene encoding cell division protein FtsA: protein MNQQDLYISLDIGSSSIKVLIGEMSDGQLHVIGVGNVKSNGVRKGAIVDIDATVQSIRKAIEQAERMTGYQINEVVLGVPANQTMLQLVKGVVAVNSENREITDDDLDRVVESAQVMSIPPERELVNIIPRQFIVDNLDEIKDPRGMIGIRLEMDATMITTSKTLLHNVLRCVERAGLSIREIYLQPLAAGFFALTEDEKNQGTAFIDLGGGSTTITVFEEGLLTHTGVIPVGGDHITKDISIVLKTPTEQAEQIKHQFGHAFYDDASDDEIFEVPIVGTDSTDQYSQRYISEIIGARLEELFELVIDELARLGVRDLPGGVVLTGGVAKLEGIAQLARQILQTRVRIYTPDYIGVREPSFTTAVGLIRYAYLEDDFYGKGTNTQPIEYAVVGSPSATPKKQEYASPSESKGSVIGRAKKLFDKFFD, encoded by the coding sequence TTGAATCAGCAAGATTTATATATTTCCCTTGATATAGGATCATCCTCTATCAAGGTATTAATAGGTGAAATGAGTGACGGTCAATTACATGTAATTGGCGTCGGAAATGTAAAATCGAATGGCGTTCGGAAAGGTGCGATTGTTGATATTGATGCAACAGTTCAATCGATTCGAAAAGCAATTGAACAAGCAGAACGAATGACTGGTTATCAAATTAATGAAGTCGTTCTGGGTGTTCCAGCTAACCAGACGATGTTACAGCTAGTTAAAGGTGTTGTCGCTGTAAATAGTGAAAATAGAGAAATTACAGACGATGATTTAGACAGAGTAGTGGAATCTGCACAAGTCATGTCAATACCTCCTGAACGTGAATTAGTGAACATTATTCCAAGACAATTTATTGTGGATAACTTAGATGAGATTAAAGATCCACGTGGTATGATTGGAATTCGTCTAGAAATGGATGCAACGATGATTACAACTTCCAAAACACTTTTACACAATGTCTTACGTTGTGTAGAGCGAGCAGGATTAAGTATACGAGAAATATATTTGCAACCGCTAGCAGCAGGCTTTTTTGCACTAACAGAGGATGAGAAAAACCAAGGGACAGCCTTTATTGACCTGGGTGGAGGCTCAACTACTATTACAGTGTTTGAAGAGGGATTGTTAACACATACAGGTGTTATTCCAGTTGGTGGTGATCATATTACGAAAGATATTTCAATCGTTTTAAAAACACCAACGGAACAAGCTGAACAAATTAAACATCAATTTGGACATGCCTTTTATGATGACGCATCAGATGATGAAATCTTTGAAGTACCAATTGTTGGAACAGATTCAACTGATCAGTACAGTCAGCGCTATATATCAGAAATAATTGGTGCACGCCTGGAAGAACTTTTTGAGTTAGTGATTGACGAGTTAGCACGTCTAGGTGTCCGTGATTTACCTGGCGGTGTTGTTTTAACGGGTGGTGTTGCAAAGCTTGAAGGTATTGCTCAACTGGCACGTCAAATACTGCAAACTCGTGTTAGAATATATACACCCGATTATATTGGCGTTAGGGAGCCTTCATTTACGACGGCAGTTGGACTTATTCGTTACGCCTATTTAGAAGATGATTTTTACGGAAAAGGTACGAATACGCAGCCTATTGAATATGCGGTTGTAGGGTCACCATCAGCCACACCTAAGAAGCAAGAATATGCTTCACCTTCAGAATCAAAAGGAAGCGTAATCGGTAGAGCAAAAAAATTATTTGATAAGTTTTTTGATTAA
- a CDS encoding septum formation initiator yields MPLSPIDIHNKEFTKSFRGYAEDEVNEFLDQIIKDYEILLREKKDVEKQLEMALEQARHFNTLEETLQKSIVVAQEAADEVRRNSQKEAKLIVKEAEKNADRILNEALTKARKVTIEIDELKKQSKVFRNRFKMLVEAQLDLLNADDWDHLLQYDIDLTDIQSSVGEAQESDQI; encoded by the coding sequence ATGCCATTATCACCTATTGATATACATAATAAGGAGTTTACAAAATCCTTCAGGGGCTATGCTGAGGATGAAGTAAATGAATTTTTAGATCAAATTATTAAAGACTACGAAATTTTATTACGTGAAAAAAAGGACGTTGAAAAACAGTTAGAGATGGCCTTAGAACAAGCAAGGCATTTTAACACCTTAGAGGAAACGTTACAAAAATCAATTGTTGTAGCACAAGAGGCTGCTGATGAGGTGCGAAGAAATTCACAAAAAGAGGCAAAGCTTATTGTGAAAGAAGCAGAGAAAAATGCTGATCGCATTCTCAATGAAGCCTTAACAAAGGCTCGTAAAGTAACAATTGAAATTGATGAGCTAAAAAAGCAATCCAAGGTATTTCGTAATCGATTTAAAATGCTTGTAGAGGCACAACTTGATTTACTAAATGCAGACGACTGGGATCATTTGTTACAATATGATATAGATTTAACAGACATTCAATCATCTGTGGGTGAGGCACAGGAATCAGATCAAATTTAA
- a CDS encoding cell division protein DivIB, producing the protein MEKVIDIEDRIPTLKKRRKKRTNRKFIVLILLFFIVLAVLLYFQSPYSKINKITVNGARLADEHYYLQASTLAPGKSMWGFKVNDIEKLILKDKWVKEAHVKRNWLRDVTIEIKEWKKVAYLAGDGTYYPLLENGKRFEQAGDEVPIDAPVFIGITGEKTINKLVEQLAQLKPEVLALISQVNTNRNETNPNAVRLYMNDGYEVRAVIQTLADKLNYYPSIVAQISNLEKGVIDLEVGSYYRPYNDEYNKISIDVSENEDEETGNQEVNNDEQQTNE; encoded by the coding sequence TTGGAGAAAGTAATTGACATAGAAGATCGCATACCTACGCTAAAAAAGCGACGAAAAAAGCGTACAAATCGGAAATTTATAGTGCTAATATTACTTTTCTTTATCGTGTTAGCAGTACTCCTTTATTTTCAATCTCCTTACAGTAAAATCAACAAAATTACAGTCAACGGTGCTCGCTTAGCAGATGAACATTATTATTTACAGGCCAGTACTCTGGCTCCTGGAAAGTCGATGTGGGGTTTTAAGGTAAATGATATTGAGAAGTTAATACTCAAGGATAAATGGGTAAAAGAAGCACATGTTAAACGTAACTGGCTGCGTGATGTAACAATAGAAATAAAAGAATGGAAAAAAGTTGCATACCTGGCTGGTGACGGTACCTATTATCCTTTACTCGAAAATGGCAAACGATTTGAACAAGCTGGTGATGAGGTGCCAATTGATGCTCCTGTTTTTATTGGTATAACTGGTGAAAAAACAATCAACAAGCTTGTTGAGCAATTAGCACAATTAAAGCCAGAAGTATTAGCCTTAATTTCTCAAGTCAATACAAACCGTAATGAAACAAACCCTAATGCAGTCAGACTCTATATGAATGACGGTTATGAAGTACGTGCTGTTATTCAAACTTTAGCTGATAAGTTAAATTATTACCCCTCAATTGTGGCACAAATTAGTAATTTAGAAAAGGGTGTTATTGATTTAGAGGTAGGCTCATATTATCGTCCTTACAATGATGAATACAACAAAATAAGCATTGATGTAAGTGAAAATGAAGATGAAGAAACGGGCAACCAGGAAGTGAATAATGATGAGCAACAAACGAATGAATAG
- a CDS encoding small basic protein, whose translation MWLPFLGLIFGLALGLLTNIQIPSIYENYLSIAVLAALDTLFGGIRAQLQQVYDDKVFVSGFFFNIILAAGLAFLGVYLGIDLYLAAIFAFGVRLFQNIAIIRRILLTRLDEKRHKKKKTSIE comes from the coding sequence ATGTGGCTACCATTTTTAGGTTTGATATTTGGACTTGCCCTAGGCTTGTTAACGAATATACAAATTCCCTCTATCTATGAAAATTATCTGTCAATAGCAGTTTTAGCAGCTTTAGATACATTATTTGGCGGAATTCGTGCTCAATTGCAGCAAGTATACGATGATAAAGTTTTTGTGTCAGGCTTCTTTTTTAATATAATTCTTGCAGCAGGTTTAGCCTTTTTAGGAGTGTATTTAGGGATAGATTTGTATTTAGCTGCCATTTTCGCTTTCGGAGTACGTTTGTTCCAAAATATAGCAATTATTAGGCGTATTTTACTAACTAGGCTAGATGAAAAACGTCACAAAAAGAAGAAAACTTCCATAGAATGA
- a CDS encoding cell division protein FtsW: MALLRGKESYLLLVTTLMLSIIGIIFVYSAGTYWSAVHYSGKMPFYMKQSMYFAVAIVVFLITIRLNILREQSFWKMAYIFSLILLVLVLIPGIGLVRNGSQSWIGVGPLTIQPAELTKITVIVYLSHILAQHKTGTPIINWRHGFVLVLPVILIMLQPDFGSVFILVVSVFLLFFVAGYPLKLYGMFMVVGVAGLVGLIATAPYRLKRIKAFLDPWADPLVSGFQAVQSLMAIGPAGIFGHGFGQSRQKFLYLPEPQNDFIYAIILEEVGLLGGLVILALFVLAIYAGYKFAVQAKTRASYYAIIGLVTMLTVQAFLNISVVIGLVPVTGVTLPFISYGGTSLVTMWLIIGIIYQLAK; this comes from the coding sequence ATGGCATTACTGAGAGGAAAAGAAAGCTATTTGTTGCTCGTCACAACATTGATGCTATCAATAATCGGCATTATTTTCGTCTATTCTGCAGGTACCTATTGGAGTGCCGTTCATTATAGTGGAAAAATGCCGTTTTATATGAAGCAAAGTATGTATTTTGCTGTTGCCATTGTCGTATTTTTAATCACCATTCGATTAAATATTTTGAGAGAGCAATCCTTTTGGAAAATGGCCTATATTTTTTCGTTAATTTTACTGGTCCTTGTACTTATTCCAGGTATTGGACTAGTACGAAATGGCTCGCAAAGCTGGATTGGTGTAGGTCCATTAACCATTCAGCCAGCAGAGCTAACGAAAATTACAGTCATAGTGTACTTGAGTCATATATTAGCGCAGCATAAAACAGGTACACCGATTATTAATTGGCGTCATGGATTCGTTTTAGTATTACCAGTGATCCTCATTATGTTGCAGCCTGATTTTGGCTCGGTATTTATATTAGTGGTCTCAGTCTTTTTATTGTTTTTTGTAGCAGGGTATCCATTAAAACTTTATGGGATGTTTATGGTAGTAGGAGTTGCAGGATTAGTAGGGTTGATTGCAACAGCACCATATCGATTAAAGCGCATTAAAGCATTTCTTGATCCATGGGCGGACCCCTTGGTGAGTGGATTTCAAGCTGTACAATCATTAATGGCAATTGGACCCGCCGGCATTTTTGGTCATGGTTTTGGACAAAGTAGACAGAAGTTTTTATATTTACCTGAGCCTCAAAATGATTTTATTTATGCGATTATTTTAGAAGAGGTTGGATTGCTTGGGGGTCTAGTTATTTTAGCATTATTTGTACTAGCGATTTATGCTGGTTATAAATTTGCAGTGCAAGCTAAAACGAGAGCATCCTATTACGCCATTATAGGACTTGTTACAATGCTGACCGTGCAAGCATTTCTAAATATATCTGTAGTGATTGGTTTAGTACCTGTAACAGGGGTCACACTGCCTTTTATTAGTTACGGCGGAACATCTTTAGTAACAATGTGGTTAATAATAGGTATTATTTATCAATTAGCGAAATAA
- a CDS encoding sporulation protein gives MYGEWLVLINTLFNLAILTFTAKVTGVFVKNTRLLMSSICSSFVAVIGGQLLWTTLLSFILLIGIAFRFKLRSFQKQGPIVFTATIIIGGLLTALQPYLKNLSIIHFIIICLLLAVGNLVVFYKQWGFVKLERLSGQFVFDTTLTIFDVTIPLSAFVDTGNQAIEPLSGKPVHFVSYTALKPHLPAAFCKSLVEWQETDPYNVSMFSEDYQRLIRFIHVNTVQQQSVVLGFRFNVWQIKGEPPQVKTNEYIVLTKKAKNFPHSTAAILHFSALSNNS, from the coding sequence ATGTATGGAGAATGGCTGGTGCTCATTAATACGCTATTTAATCTAGCGATACTCACGTTTACGGCAAAGGTAACAGGGGTTTTTGTAAAGAATACAAGATTATTAATGAGTTCGATTTGTAGTAGTTTTGTAGCTGTAATTGGTGGTCAATTGCTGTGGACAACATTGCTGAGCTTTATTTTATTAATTGGTATAGCTTTTCGCTTTAAGCTTCGAAGTTTTCAAAAACAAGGGCCAATTGTTTTTACAGCAACAATTATTATTGGAGGGTTACTTACAGCATTACAACCCTATTTAAAAAATCTTTCTATCATTCATTTTATTATTATTTGCCTACTCTTAGCTGTTGGTAACCTAGTTGTTTTTTATAAGCAATGGGGATTTGTTAAGCTTGAGCGTTTAAGTGGACAGTTTGTTTTTGATACAACATTAACAATTTTTGATGTAACAATACCGCTCTCTGCTTTTGTAGATACGGGAAATCAAGCAATTGAACCTCTATCAGGAAAGCCAGTTCACTTTGTCTCTTATACAGCGTTAAAACCACATTTACCTGCAGCATTTTGCAAATCATTAGTAGAATGGCAAGAAACGGATCCGTATAATGTATCCATGTTTTCAGAAGATTATCAGCGTTTAATTCGTTTTATTCATGTCAATACAGTACAACAGCAATCAGTTGTGCTAGGCTTTCGCTTTAATGTGTGGCAAATAAAGGGGGAGCCCCCACAAGTGAAAACAAATGAATATATCGTTTTAACAAAGAAGGCTAAAAATTTTCCACATAGCACAGCAGCAATTTTACATTTTTCAGCGCTTTCAAATAACTCATAG
- a CDS encoding RNA polymerase sporulation sigma factor SigG — protein sequence MRTKVDLCGLDTSTLPILKHEEMKELFIRLQAGETEIREELVMCNLRLVLSIVGRFAYRGEQADDLFQVGCIGLMKAIDHFDLKHNVRFSTYAVPMIIGEIRRHLRDHHALRVSRSLRDIAYKAMQAKEQWITDNLREPTIEEIAEMIDMKKEDVLFALDAIQDPVSLQEPIYSDGGDAVYMMDQLRDDDVSEDQWVAYVSVKESLQKLDERQQMIVAKRFYYGETQTEIAKELGISQAQISRLEKNAIETMQKDYK from the coding sequence ATGCGAACTAAAGTAGATCTTTGCGGCTTAGATACATCGACTTTGCCAATTTTAAAGCACGAGGAAATGAAGGAACTCTTCATCCGATTACAAGCAGGAGAAACCGAGATTAGAGAAGAGCTTGTGATGTGCAATTTAAGGTTAGTGCTCAGTATTGTTGGTAGATTTGCCTATAGGGGTGAACAGGCAGATGATTTATTTCAGGTAGGCTGCATCGGCCTCATGAAAGCCATCGATCATTTTGATTTAAAGCATAATGTACGATTTTCAACATATGCTGTACCAATGATCATTGGTGAAATTCGTCGCCATCTGCGTGATCATCATGCGTTACGTGTTTCTCGTTCTTTAAGAGATATTGCGTATAAAGCAATGCAGGCAAAAGAGCAATGGATAACTGACAATTTACGAGAACCAACGATTGAAGAAATTGCAGAAATGATTGACATGAAAAAGGAAGATGTTTTATTTGCTTTAGATGCCATTCAAGATCCAGTTTCTTTACAAGAGCCTATTTATTCAGACGGTGGAGACGCTGTTTATATGATGGATCAATTACGTGATGATGATGTATCTGAAGATCAATGGGTTGCCTACGTGTCGGTGAAGGAAAGTTTGCAAAAATTAGATGAGCGACAACAAATGATTGTTGCCAAGCGCTTTTATTATGGTGAGACACAAACAGAAATTGCAAAAGAATTGGGAATCTCTCAAGCGCAAATTTCACGTTTAGAAAAAAATGCGATTGAAACAATGCAGAAAGATTATAAGTAG
- a CDS encoding RNA-binding protein, producing MEHLIQHFRKEEQPFIEQVVNWQREVEDRYAPKLTDFLDPRQRFIVTSIIGQYDTLQTASAGLFNEAERQRMLIYPTYYEPGEEDFQFTVFTIQYPIKFVQLRHPDVLGALLSLGLNRGKFGDIRVDEHHVQFVVANEIAEYVRLHLTGIGKVKVHVESIKETEPILQNEEEWLEESHTVTSMRLDVIIATVLKVSRQKAQALITGNKVRVNWTERDTVAFELQEGDILSIRGSGRVKILMTEGRTKKDKIRLQVGRLTQKG from the coding sequence ATGGAGCATTTAATACAACATTTTAGAAAAGAAGAACAGCCTTTTATTGAACAAGTGGTAAACTGGCAGCGGGAAGTGGAGGACCGCTACGCACCAAAGCTTACTGATTTTTTAGATCCTCGTCAACGCTTTATCGTAACATCCATTATTGGACAATATGACACATTACAAACGGCCAGTGCTGGACTTTTTAATGAGGCAGAAAGACAAAGAATGCTCATTTATCCAACTTATTATGAGCCAGGGGAGGAAGATTTTCAGTTTACGGTGTTTACCATTCAATATCCTATAAAATTTGTACAATTGCGTCATCCAGACGTACTTGGCGCATTATTATCATTGGGGTTGAATCGAGGTAAATTTGGTGATATCCGTGTTGATGAACACCATGTCCAGTTTGTAGTAGCAAATGAGATAGCAGAGTATGTCCGCTTGCATTTAACAGGCATTGGCAAGGTAAAAGTGCATGTAGAATCCATAAAAGAGACGGAGCCGATTCTGCAAAATGAGGAAGAATGGCTAGAAGAGTCTCACACGGTTACGTCAATGCGATTAGATGTTATTATCGCAACAGTTTTAAAGGTTTCTCGTCAAAAGGCACAGGCTTTAATTACAGGTAATAAAGTGCGTGTCAATTGGACAGAGCGAGATACAGTTGCTTTTGAATTACAAGAGGGGGATATTTTATCTATTCGAGGTAGTGGCCGAGTAAAAATTCTAATGACAGAAGGCCGAACAAAAAAAGATAAAATCCGTTTACAAGTCGGTCGTTTGACCCAAAAAGGTTGA
- a CDS encoding YlmC/YmxH family sporulation protein → MRFSMLQQKEVIEAGNGRFLGFVVDAEVSKETGYVTAFMIAEPRKYLGLFRGEDSVRKVYMKDVLVVGKDVILVKAIS, encoded by the coding sequence ATGCGTTTTTCAATGTTACAACAAAAAGAAGTTATTGAAGCAGGTAATGGACGTTTTTTAGGGTTCGTGGTAGATGCAGAAGTTTCAAAAGAAACAGGCTATGTGACAGCGTTTATGATTGCAGAGCCTCGAAAATATCTTGGCCTTTTTCGGGGGGAAGATTCTGTTAGAAAGGTATACATGAAAGATGTACTTGTGGTTGGGAAAGATGTTATTTTAGTTAAAGCAATATCTTAA
- a CDS encoding YggS family pyridoxal phosphate-dependent enzyme — protein sequence MIIQALLVTIKETIVVKLGKTVTKILSNLNRINDLIHVAQKRSNWETEKVQIIAVTKEVSVERTQEAINAGLLHLGENRPEGLSRKIEAIQADVNWHYIGSLQTRKVKQVINNIDYLHSLDRLSLAEEIEKRADKPVKCFVQINVSGEESKHGLTIKEALPFIQSLSSFTKIQVVGLMTMAPNTDDDNIIRTVFKQLKQCQQQIAEQGFVHAPCTELSMGMSNDFEIAVEEGATFVRVGTALVGNERGEQDEHEK from the coding sequence TTGATAATTCAGGCATTGCTTGTTACAATAAAGGAAACTATTGTTGTAAAGTTGGGAAAAACAGTGACAAAAATTTTATCAAATTTAAACAGAATTAATGACCTTATACATGTAGCTCAAAAAAGATCAAATTGGGAAACAGAGAAAGTTCAAATTATTGCAGTAACAAAAGAAGTTTCAGTTGAAAGAACACAAGAAGCAATCAATGCAGGACTTCTTCATCTAGGAGAAAATCGTCCAGAGGGCTTAAGTCGAAAAATAGAAGCAATTCAAGCGGATGTAAATTGGCATTATATTGGTTCTTTACAAACACGTAAAGTAAAACAAGTGATTAACAATATTGATTATTTACATTCATTGGATCGATTAAGTTTGGCAGAAGAAATCGAAAAAAGAGCAGACAAACCTGTAAAATGCTTTGTTCAAATTAATGTATCAGGTGAAGAATCAAAACATGGCTTAACGATTAAAGAAGCCCTGCCTTTTATTCAATCTTTATCAAGTTTTACGAAAATTCAAGTAGTTGGTTTAATGACGATGGCACCAAATACAGATGACGATAACATCATTCGTACTGTTTTTAAGCAATTAAAACAATGTCAACAGCAAATAGCCGAGCAGGGATTCGTACACGCACCTTGTACCGAGTTATCAATGGGCATGTCTAATGACTTTGAAATTGCGGTAGAGGAAGGAGCTACATTCGTTCGAGTCGGAACGGCTCTTGTTGGAAATGAAAGAGGGGAACAGGATGAGCATGAAAAATAA
- a CDS encoding cell division protein SepF codes for MSMKNKIKNFFYLEEELEEEITQAPIQQQQQPVHHQQPIHSVKPKKIMKERKAPIHEIVPQSAAPANNIVSLQAAMNSKGAKVVLVEPRVYAEAQDIAEHLKNKRATIVNLQRIEREQGVRIIDFLSGTVYALGGDIQRIGKDIFLCTPDNVEVSGEISNFILDDN; via the coding sequence ATGAGCATGAAAAATAAAATTAAAAACTTCTTTTATCTTGAGGAAGAATTAGAAGAAGAAATCACGCAAGCTCCTATTCAACAGCAACAACAACCCGTACATCATCAGCAACCGATTCATTCAGTAAAGCCTAAAAAGATTATGAAAGAGCGCAAGGCACCCATTCACGAAATTGTTCCACAGAGTGCTGCTCCTGCAAACAACATTGTTAGCTTACAGGCAGCTATGAACTCTAAAGGGGCTAAGGTTGTATTAGTAGAGCCTAGAGTCTATGCTGAAGCGCAGGATATCGCTGAACATTTAAAAAACAAACGAGCAACAATCGTCAATCTACAACGAATTGAACGTGAACAGGGCGTACGAATTATTGATTTTTTAAGTGGCACAGTTTATGCACTTGGCGGCGATATCCAGAGAATTGGTAAGGATATTTTCTTATGTACACCTGATAATGTAGAAGTGTCTGGCGAAATTTCAAATTTTATTTTAGACGATAATTAA
- a CDS encoding RNA polymerase sporulation sigma factor SigE, which produces MLLRLLASLKKLWSKFRSRETYYIGGNDSLPVPLSREEEVTVIASFMNGDLRARDTLIERNLRLVVYIARRFDNTGTPIEDLISIGSIGLIKAIETFNTDKNIKLATYASRCIENEILMHLRKTSRMKGEVSLDEPLNSDADGNELLLSDILGTEEHIILDNVEKKIERQHMFHAINLLGARERYIMECRFGLNGKVEMTQKEVADHLGISQSYISRLEKKIIQDLRENLNQPIS; this is translated from the coding sequence TTGCTTCTTAGGCTACTTGCTAGCTTGAAAAAATTATGGAGTAAGTTTCGGAGTCGTGAAACGTACTATATAGGGGGAAATGATTCATTGCCAGTGCCATTAAGTCGAGAAGAAGAAGTTACAGTCATTGCATCCTTTATGAATGGTGATTTACGAGCTAGAGACACACTAATTGAACGTAATTTACGTCTTGTTGTTTATATTGCTAGACGTTTTGATAATACGGGTACGCCGATTGAGGATTTAATTAGTATTGGCTCGATTGGTTTAATTAAGGCAATTGAAACGTTCAATACAGATAAAAATATTAAACTTGCAACGTATGCTTCTCGTTGTATTGAAAATGAAATTTTAATGCATTTACGGAAAACAAGTCGCATGAAAGGTGAAGTTTCGCTAGACGAACCACTTAATTCTGATGCTGATGGCAATGAATTACTGTTGTCTGATATTTTAGGCACAGAAGAGCATATTATTTTAGACAATGTAGAAAAGAAAATTGAGCGTCAACATATGTTTCATGCTATTAATTTACTAGGTGCGCGTGAAAGATATATTATGGAATGTCGTTTTGGCCTTAACGGTAAAGTTGAAATGACACAAAAAGAAGTTGCAGATCATTTAGGGATTTCACAATCTTATATTTCCCGATTAGAGAAGAAAATCATTCAAGATTTACGTGAAAATTTAAACCAGCCAATATCTTAG